In Truepera sp., the sequence GGCCCCGGCTGCCCTTGGCGCACTCACCCCGATCCACCTGGCGATGAGTAGGAGAACGGTCGCCGCAACGATGACGGTCAGAACTGCCGCGAGCACCACCTTGAGCCCGGTCAGAGTGAACGCTTGTGAGGCGAAGTCCTGTCCGGAGGTCAACCCGACGGCCGCAAGGAACAGAAGCAGGCCCAACTGCCGGACAGTCCGGTTCGCCGCTCCCGGCATCCCCCACACGACCGGCCCGGTCCGTTCGAGCCCGCCCAGGACCATCCCTACCAGGAGCGGCCCCGCGGCCGGCCCCAGCGAGAAGCTCGCGCCTCCGGGGAGCGGAATCGTGATCAGCCCCAACCCCAACCCAAGCGCCATCCCGATCCCGACGGTGAGCGCGTCGATCTCGGAGACCTTCCGCTCGGAGTCTCCGAGGAACTCCGAGACGGCCGTGAGTTCTTCGGCCGGTACGACGGCGAGGACCCGGTCGCCGAGGTCGAGGGTCAGGTCGTCGCGCGCTAGGAGGTCCAGGTCGCCACGCCGGACGCGCGTGATCACGCCTCCGAACCGCCTCGGGATATCCAGGTCTGAGATGCTGCGTCCGGCCACTCTCCGGCTCGACACGACGAACCGTCGATAGTCGACCGATGTGCGATCGTCGGCGAGGTGCTCGCTTACACGCTCGCCCAAGTGGGCTACTGCCTCGTTGACCCGCTCCAGGGGACCCACGACCACGACCCGGTCTCCGGGGAGGAGCTCCTCACCCGGAGTGGCCACGCGAGTGCGGCCCTCGCGGGCGAGGTACGAGATCAGCACGCTCTGGTCGGCGAAGCCGGGCACGTCCTCGAACCGTGTCCGAGTCTTGACGAGTGCGGTGCAAGCATCCAGCCCTAGGCTCGCCGCCGAAGGCGGGTCGCGGCGCCCGGGCCAGGTCCGGTTCACCACCGCCGCCACGGCCAGGATCGCAACCGCTACTCCGATCGGGTACCCGAGCGAGTACCCGACCGCGGGCTCCGAGGTGCCGGCCGCCGCCGTCGCCGCGGCGAGGGCGGGAGTCGACGTCAAGGCCCCGGCGAAGGTGCCCGCCGTGAGCGCCCCGCCGAGGCCGAGGAGCTTCCCCAGTCCGACCGCGGCTCCCGCCGCCACGACGCTGGTGAGGACGGCTCCTGTCATCAACGGCAGTTGGCGGCGCAGATCCCGGAAGAACGTATCGCCAGCTGCGAGGCCCACCGTGTAGACGAAGAGGGCTAGCCCCAGGGTCTGGACGAGCGCCAGCCCCTCACCGAGCCTGTGATCCAGGGCCCCGAGGCCCAATCCGACGAACAGGGCCCCCGCGGATCCGAACCGCAGTGGCCCGAACGGTATCGCGCCGAACGCGGTCCCGAGGGCAACGACGAGAAAGATGGTCAGAAGCGGAGAACTTGCCAGGATATCGAGGGCTGCCACGCAACCTCCTTAGGGAGCATTTGAGGTCGAGGATCACGCGAAAAACCATGCCGCCTCACGTGGAGCCCCATCGTCGCCAACGTCACCCTCGCCGCCCCACCGTCGGCGCGCTCAAGAGTCAGGCCACACTGGCCGGATGCGATGCTAGAGGGCATCCGCCCCTGCCAAGGCCATCGCGCGGCTGACAGCGTCCTCCAGTCGAGAGATCTCCTCATCACTGAGTTCAATGAACTGCTCGCGCTTACGACCTGAGAGCTCGCCGCCGTTCTGCATGATCGATCGGACAAGCAAAGAGGCACGCCTGTCGGGCATGTCGACGATTTCACGTACGCCCTGCAAGGCGCTATCGAAAACGGTCATGAAGCCGAGTTCCTCTTCGAGGTCGATCCGTATGGTGTCGGCGATCCGGTCGTAGAGGAACTCGACGAAACGGGTTGCGTCGAAGTAACGGTATAGGTGGTGGGTGTCATTCTGGACGACAAGATCCCCGTCCTGCGACCAGTCCCACTCGATGTGCTCGAACAGAGGCCTGGAAAAGGCCTCCAACGCTTCGTCGTACTGTTGCTGCTGCCTGACGATCGCAGCCGACACCGGAAAGATCGTCTTACTGGGGCTATAGCCTCGCCGAGCCAGGACATGATGGATCAGGAATCGGTGGATCCGACCGTTGCCAGCCTGGAACGGGTGGATGAAGACGAATGAGAACGCTACGACCGCCGCCGCTAGGACGGGGTCGATATCGTCATCGATGAGGCGTCGGTAGAGGTCGCGCCAGCCAGCCATCAGGTCGGCAACGTCGGCCGGCTTGGGGCTGATGAAGTGAACCTCCTCCCGGTAGCCGGAGATCGTTTGCCCAACGAAGTTCTGGAAGTCCCGCCATCCGGCCGCAGCGTAGCGGGGGTCGACAATCGCCCCCTGCAGTGCCACGAGGCCGGCAGAGTCGGCAACATCGATGCTGGCGGCCCTCCTGAGGACATCGACGAAGCGGGTGGCACGATCGGCCGACGGCCTCTCCCCTTCGATCGCAAACGTCGACCGGGTCTCTTTCGTGAACAGGTAGTTAACAGCCCACATCAGGACGGTTCTGTCATACCGCGCGAGGAGCTTCCGCGCCTCCTCGTCTAGGCGCGCCTCCCGCGCAGTCCTGAGACGCTCCGTTTGCCGGACCACCGGGCAGAGCTTCGGCCCTCCCAGGAGATTGTCGATGACCCGGTGTCGTTTGCTGTTGCGCCGTGTCTGGAGACCCACGTGTTGCCTCGGATTGAGGGCATGTACGTAGTTGCCCCGCTTGACGTCGGGCAAATCGAGCTTCTCGCCCAACAGCCTTTCATAGAAGAACCATGCTCGGCGGCTATGACTTCCGGTCGGCTCCCGGCGCCCCCACTGCTCGAATCCAGTTGGGCCGATGGCTCTCATGGCCGCGATCATGACGCCAAGGTCGAACGGCTCATGACGGAGAGCGAAGCGCACGTTCTCGATGGGAGTCGGTTCGACTGCGTACTGCTGAGGGTAGAACTCGTAAGTTCGATTGTCATGAACCTCGGTTCGTCTGGCGCCGGATACTGTGAAGCTCATCACCGCCGGCTCCGGAACGGCCAACCCGAGTTCACGGTGTAGCCATGATTGCCCTATGGGCTGCTGGTATCGATCCTCACGGCGGCCGTCCATTCCAGTTCGATTATAGCCGTGCCAGAACGTTTACAACGGCGGTGTTCCGTTCCAAATCGATTACACGGAATCGATTGTGCCAGAGTCACTGAGACGCAGAGCGCGAGCCGCAAGGTTTGGATGAGGTCGAGGCGCCGAGCGTATACTGAACACGCGCGAAAGGTCCGTTGTTGCCGGCGACACGTGCTGTCGCGGGTCCTAGGTGCCTGGCCAGCTGGGAACGCGCGGGGTCCGATGGCAGCCTTCACTGAGGTCGGTCGAGATGCAGGGAGGCACCACGATGCGGTCGATGAGTACGCCCACCGAGCCGATAGCGGCCTTTCCGGACATGGACTACGAGTCGTGGCGCGGCACGTTGCAAACGATCCACCGCTTCGCGCAGGTCGTCGGCAAGGTTCGGCTGGCCGCCAGTCCCAGACACAACCACTGGTGGAACGTCCCGCTACGCCTGACCGGCCGCGGACTCACGAGCCGCCCGATGGGCCGGGACCCGATCTTCTGTATCGACTTCGACTTCCTTGACCACCGCTTGGACCTGACCACCACGGCTGGCCAGCGCTACTCGTTCTCGCTGCCCGGGCTGTCGGTCGCCGCGTTCTACGAGCGGCTCCAACACGGCTTGGCGACGTTGGGCGTGAGGGCGCAGATCGACAGGCCGTACCCGTTCGACCTGCCCGATGCGGACCGCCCCTTCAGCGCCGACACGGAGCACGCCAGCTATGACACGGCCGCCGTGACCCGGTACTGGCAGGTTTTGTCTCAGGTGAACCTTCTGCTCGAGGCGTTCGCGAGCGGATTCTCGGGCAAGACCAGCCCCGTGCAGCACTTCTGGCACACCTTCGACATCGCGATGACGCGGTTCGCTGACAAGCATGTCGAGCAATCGGCTGGTGCCGACTCGGTCACGCGCGAGGCGTACTCCCGCGAAGTGATCAGCTTCGGCTTCTGGTTCGGCGATGAGAACTTCCGCGAGCCGGCGTTCTACTCCTACACCGCCCCGGAACCCGACGGGCTCGCGTCTGAGCCGCTGGCTCCGCCATCGGCCGGCTGGGTCGAGCAGCGCGGGAGCCACCTGGCGATCCTGCATTACCGTGACCTGCAGGAGATGCCGGACCCCCACCAGGCAGTGCTGGACTTCTACGAGTCCGCGTACCAGGCCGGCGCGCGGTTGGCGGGTTGGGACATCGCCAGGTACGCCAGCCCGGACGGTGTCACCGACCCGCGCGCATCGAGTGCAGACTGACGCTATGGCCGAGATAGCGTTGTTTCATTCCGTCCTCGGCGTCCGACCAGGCATTCACGACGCAGCCGATCGACTCCGTGCTCATGGCCACGACGTCACCGTCGTGGACCAGTACGACGGTCGTGTCTTCGACGACTACGACAAAGCGGGTGCGTTCGCGAGATCGATCGGCTACCCATCGCTCATGCGCCTCGCCCTCGATGCCGTGACCGAGCTCGATGACGGGTTCATCGCGGCCGGGTTCTCCAACGGGGGAGGCATGGCCGAGTACGTCGCGACTCAGCGACACGTCGGTGGCGTCTTGATGCTGTCCGGCGCATTGGATCTCGCCATGCTCGGGGTCGAGGCGTGGCCTGCTGGTGTGCCAGCGCAGATCCACTACACCGTCGACGATCCCTTCCGGAACCAGGTCGGGATCGACGCCCTCGTCAAACAGATACGAGATGCCGGCGCACACGTCGCGGTGTTTGACTACCCCGGCGCCGGTCACCTGTTCACAGACCGTTCGCTCGAATCGGAATACGACGAGCAGGCAGCCGAGTTGTTGTGGTCTCGTGTGCTTCCTTTCTGCGCCTCGCCGCCGAGCTGATCAAGGTTAGGCCCGGAGCGGGGGCACTGTGGGAGGCTCGCTGCCGGCGCGCCGAACCGTTTCCGCCTCGGGCCGTAGATCGAGTACAGCCGGACGACCAAGCCATGGGGAGCCGGAGCTCTTGCTACACGGCGCTCGGTTGTTGCGCGTTACCTGCTGTTGCGCGTTACCTGCTGTTGCGCCTGAACGCGTCGGCGAGCGCGGCGTCGTAGGTCCAGAGCGTCTCGACGCCGTGTTCGAGGGCAAGCGCAAGATGAATCAGGCCCCTGGCTGCCAGGGACGGGACCGTGCGCGCCAGCTCTCGTGCCATGCGTACGTTGGCGAGCGTGGTGTCGAGAACGGTCGTGAGGTCGGTGACGAGCACGAACGCGGCATCGAGTTCTGCGTAACGCTTGACTGGCAGGTACGCGTGCAGGAGTTCTTGGAGCACTTCGGCGGACGCGAGCAGTGGCGACGAGTTCGTCGCCAGGCGTTCCCGCACCTCGTCGCGCAGAGGGTGGGGCCTGCCGACGGCGTACATGATGACGTTCGTGTCGACGTAGGTCACTGGTCGAGACGCGGCGTGCGCGACGTCGCGATACGCTGTTTGACCGCCTCCCAGTCCTCCTCTCGACGCTCGTCACCGCGGCGGGCATCGAGCGCTGCGAAGAACGCCGGAAGGTCGGACGGCGACCTCAGGACCCTGCCTCGAGCGCTCTCCAGGCGCGCGCGGCCAGCCTCACGTAACCACTCGCTCAGCGACCGCCCCTCCCGCTGAGCCTGCGCCCTGAACGCCTCGCGTTCCGCGGCATCGATGAGCACATGAATGCGCGACATGTGCATGATCGTAGCACATACATTGGGTCGGACTCGGTGATGACCGGCCCCTGAAGAATGCTGGGCCATCGGTCACCCGAAGGCGGGATTGCCGGTCCTGGTGTTGTGGCCGAGCACCTCTATCTCGCCGGCCGTCGGCGCCAGCACGCCTGCGAGCAGGTCCACTCCACCGGCATGCTGCCTTACGGCACGGCCGACATGATCACGGGCGGCGTGTTCATCGCCTATGGTGTTCATGCAAAACGCGTCGAACACTTTGGCGACATCGTCACCTACGGGGTCAACGACATGGTGCTGGACACCTGGGGAACGGTGGATACGTGGATCGCGCACGCGCCGGTGGTGTCGTACGGCCCGAGCGGGATCGGTTTCGTGAATTTCGGCACCGTGGACGAGTTCCATGCGGAAGCCGAGATCGTTACCTACGGGTTGGGTGCGCGCGGCTTCAACCAGTACGACGGTACCGTGCGCAGCGCTCGCTTCAAATCCATCGAGACCTTCGGCGATGGCTCCATCGGCATCCAGGTCAGCAAGCCCGTGGGCACGATCACGGTTGACGAGGACGTGACGACCCACGGTTCGATCGGCAACACGCTGGTCAAGGGCGTGACCGTGTTGCTGCCGGCCGAAGCCTTCAGCGTGAAGCCCGGAGGCGTGGTCGAGAAACTCGGTGTCGGCGGCAGCCTGGTCACGCACGGTGCCAAGGTCACGACGTACGCGGTCGAAGGCGGCAAGGTGCTCGCGGTCGACATCAAGGGCGAAGTGCTCGCCAATGGCGAAGGCTCGGATGCAGTACTCGTCGCCGACAAGGGTTCGACGCCGCTGACCAACGTGCGCGCCAGCGCCAAGGCCGGCAAGGCCTTGCGTGAAGCGGACGGCGAGATCACGGATCGAACCGGCTTCCTGGCCGGGTATACGCTGTCGCTATCCGCTTGGTCACAGATGGGCAACTCGGCAAAACCTCGATGGCTCCATGTGCGTGCAAGCGAAGATGTCATAGACAAGCGGCCGATCGCGCTTCAAGGCACTACCACGATCCGACCTTTCACGCTGCCGGAGGCCATCGCCATGTGGGCTTTCGCCGCGTCAGCCAGGTGAAAGGTGGCACCCACGCGGGTCTTCAGCTTCCTGGACGTCAACAACCGGTTGATGCTGGCGGCCGCGCGCGCAAGATCAGCGGTCGACGCGTTGCTGATGGCAAATCCGCACAAGGTGACATCACGCGTATACATGTCTCCCACCGGAAGCGACGGATTCTGGCCTTGCAGACCCGCCATGATGACCGCTCGCCCACCCATCGCAAGCAGTGGCAAGCACTGTGCAAAGTCGTTGTGTCCGCTGGTATCCCACCACACGTCGATGCCGTCGTGGGCAGCCTCGCGGACCCGCGCGTACACATCCTTCAGGTGATAATCGAATACCGCTTGCACGCCCAGCTCATCGACCCAAGCCTGGTCTTCGGGCGCTGCCGTTGCGATGACCTGCGCACCGGCGGCTCTCGCCAGCTGCACAACGGCGCTGCCCACACCGCCACCGCCGCCCTCGACGAAGACGGTCTCACCGGCCTCGAGCCCGGCTTCGCGAACCAGACCGATATGAGCAGTCGCTGCCGTATGCAGCACCGAGACCACCTCTTTCAGTTCCACGCCTACAGGCAATGGATACAGGCGATCTTCGGCAACGACCGCATATTCCGCGAACGCACCTTGACGACCATGGTGTCCCAAGCTGTTGCACCACACCCGCTCGCCAACGTCGAATGACGCCACACCTGGTCCTGTTTCGATCACGGTACCGACGAGATCGCGGCCGATCACGAATGGAAACGGCGTGTGCGTCCTGTAGGCTCCGGAACGAACGAACAGGTCCACATGGTTGACCGCGCTCGCCTCCATTCGCACGAGTACGTCGGTCGGGCCCGGTCGCGGAACCGGCAACTCCCCCACCTCGATCTGCTCGACGCCGCCCGTTCCGCGGATGAACGCTGCGCGCATGGTCTGTGGAATCGTCATGGCGGACTCACTTGAAAGCGGCAAGATCGTTGGGCGGTAGAGGCCACGCCTTGCCCTTGAAGCGGTAGCCGCGACGCCGGAATACGTCCACGCAGTTGATTTCGCTGCGCGGATCTCGGTGCAGGTTCGCGAAAGTATCCGGCGAGTTCTGGTTCGTGAAAATCTGCTGGCCATCGTCGTAGACCATTACGGAACCCCTTGGGGACAGGTTGGGCGAGCCGCACGAGCGAGCTAGTGCTACGCCCAAGGTCGGTTTCCTCACACGGAGGACAGCCTGGAACACCGTAGCACTGTCATTGTTGGATTGGATGCTCACAAGGAATCGATCACGGCCGCCTGCGTCGGGGACTCTCAGCACCATGCGGGTTTCCCCACGCGCGAGTACGTGATCTTCGGAGGAGAGTGGTGGCTCTGCGATTTGAATCGCATCGCCGAATAACCGGAACGTGTGTACGACGCCATCGTCGCCGCCGGGCGCGGCCCCGTTCACGTAGCGGTCGAGAACGGTCAGCGGCAAGGCGAGAAGCGCAGGGCCCGTTTCAGGCTGGTGGGGTTCGAGCAACTGTTATGTACCGGTGGACGCGAATCGCGCGGCAGTTCACGCCGTCGAGTAGCGGTGGTCAGGAACGGGTTCTTCCACCCGATTCCCTCAGCTCACCCGAACGGCTGCGGGGCGTCCGGCGTCAGGATCTTCTCAAGCCAGGCGTCCACTTGGTCGTGTACGGTCCCGGATTTCTTGGTCGTGGTGTGGCCCCCACCCGGCACCACCAGGTGCGCGTGCGGGCTATCGGTTTGCGCGTCGACCGCGGCGGCAAATCCTGCGTGCACGTAAACGCAGTTGTTCGCGCCGTTCGTTTCGGGGAAGGGCGCTATCTCTCCGGCGCAGTGCTGATCCTGGTCGCCGACGACATCGAGCAACGGCACGGCCCTGAAGTCGTTCTCGGCGATGACGCGCTCGGGGATGACACCAGCGTCGCCGACGTCCGCGAAACGGCCGACCTTGGCGATGACCTGGTGGTAGTCGAAGTCGGCGTTCTTACGCACCTGCGGGGTCACGCCGGCACGCATGTAGGGAAGGAGCCGCGGCGTGATGAGGTAGGCGTCGAGGATGGCCGCGTTCACGTCGATCCCCTGCTCGTGAAGCGCGTAGCTCAACGCGAAGGCCCCCACGGAGCCCGCACTGGTGCCGTGGATCACGACCCAGGTGGTCTCGCGGTGTTCGGTGACCCACGTCAGGGCGGCTTCGTTCGCCAGCAGGCCATCGACCGTATCGCCCGCGGCACCGTAGTTCGGGTTGTTCGGGTAGGTGGTGCCCTCCCCGGCGTGCAGGTCGTGATCGCACATCGAGGGTACGAGCACCCTCCATCCCTCGTTCAGGCGCCGGGCTATGAGCGTGTCCCTGCCGGAACGGATACCGGTGACTCGGAGTAGATCGTCCAGCGATTCCTCGTCGTTCTCGGACTCGATCCCTATGTACCTCGTCGGGGTCTCGTCGTTGTAGTAGCCGATGCCGCCGCCATGCAGGTACACCCAGAGCGGCGCTTCTCCTAAAGGATCACCCTTCGGCTCTATGATCGCGAAGGTGAAGTTGCCGGGTCGACCACAGTGAAGGGCATCGTTGCGGTAGAGTAGGGCGGTCCAAGAGTCCGCCCCTCGGGTGATCACCCTCTCGTCCACTTTCGTGATGTTCTCGGTATGAATCGGAGGGTCGGTAGGTGAGGCGTGGTCCGGTGAGCCGGGCGCCCCAACGACCCTGCACCCGGTCGCGAACAGCAGGGCAGTCGCCATCACTGCCGCAGTTACACCTCGGGGCCAAGCCCTGGACTCTCTCACGTCAACCCTCCAAGCGGTAAAGCAAAACCGTCGGCCACTGGCGCCCTTCGGCCGAGCCCCAGGAAGAGAGGCTAGCGGACCGACCCCCTGGTACGTCTATGCAGCGCGTTACCCTGATGGTCTCAAGGGTCGAACGCGGGCAGCGACATAGTTCTTCACTTCGTTAGCCGGTCACTACCGTCTCACCCTAGCTGTGCGGGTCGTACATGAACTCGCGCAGCTCCTGCGAGCAACGGCACGCCACCGCGATCTTCCTGGCCCACTCGACCGCCTCCTCGCGCGTCGGCAGCTCCAGCACGGTGAACCCGCCCCTGAGCTCACTGCCCGGGTAGATCTCGGTGCTCACCGACCCGTCGGCGGAGACGAGTACCGGATCGACGTCCTCCGCGATCCCGCCGCCGAACACGTAGACGCCGGCAGCTTTCGCCTCGTCGATCACGGCGTGGGCTGCGGCGGACACGGTTCCTAGCTCCTCGCCGGGGAGCACCATGGCCTCGCTAGGGAAGGAGATGAGGTACTTGGCCATGTCCAGATGATGCTCCTAGGGTTCACCGGACCGCAACCATACGGGAGTGTTTTCGATGTTCTCGCTTGCTCGCGCTGAACGGACGGTTCGGTCGATCGAACGGCCCCATGGCCGGTGTTCATCCCGCTGTCGACGGGGCATGTCCGGCGGCTCGAGCGACTATGTGGTGGCCGGCGTACGTGGCATCTCGGCCTTGCCTAGGTCTATGCCGCTCGACGGGGCCATAATGAGAGCGCTCGGTCGTTCAGGAGGACATCATGGCAGCAGACGCGGAGCGAGAGAAAGCGGCAACCCCGGAGGACATCCCACGGTTGTTCCGGAAGTTCGTCGCGGCGGACGATTACGGTGGGCTCGCGACGCTCTATGAGCCAGGCGCGATCCTCGCCCTGCCGGCGGGCGAAGTGACGCGCGGGAATCACGCTATCGCCGAGGTGTTCCGGCGGGTGCTTGCCGAACGCCCACCGGGTGGATCCGAAGGCCAGTTGCAGCCCGTCTTGTACTGCGGAGATCTCGCCCTGACTTCGACCCGGCTATCCGATGGACGCGTAACGGCCGAAGTCGCCCGGCGGCAAGCGGACGGCTCGTGGCGCTGGGTCATAGATCAGCCCAACGTGACGAGCAAGTGAGTAGTGCTGGGCGCGGTCAGGTGCGTCGCTCGGGCGGCGTAAAGCAGCTGTTGGAGCGCACGTAACCGGACTCAAACGTTGCGCAACCGCGGGTCGAGCACGTCGCGGACGGCGTCCCCCAAGAGGTTGAAGCCTACGACCGCAAGGAAGATGGCGAGGCCCGGGAAGATCGACATCCACGGCGCCCTCAGGAACTGTGAGAAGCCGTCCCGGATCATGAGGCCCCACTCCGGTGCGGGGGGCTGCGCGCCCAGCCCGAGGAAGCCGAGCGCCGCCACGTCGAGGATGGCCGTGCCGATCGACAAAGTGAGTTGCACGATGAGGGGGGCGAGCGAGTTCGGAAACACGTGCTTGAACACGACCCTGAAGCCGCCGGACCCCAGCGCGCGGGCGGCCTGCACGTACTCGTTCTGGCGCACCTGCATGACCACCGAGCGCACTATCCGCGTGTAGATCGGCACTTGCGTGATGGCGATGGCGATGAGCGCGTTCGTCAGGTTCGGACCCAGGGTGGCGACGATGGCGATGGCCAGCAAGATGCCGGGGAACGCGAGGAGGATGTCCATCACCCACACCACGATCAGGTCTACGCGGCCGCCCGTGTAACCGGCCAGCAGCCCGAGCAGCGTGCCCACCACCGACGCGAAAGCGACGGCTATCAGCCCCGCCCGGAGGCTAATCCGGCCGCCATGCAGCACGCGCGTGAAGTTGTCGCGGCCCAGCTCGTCGGCGCCGAACCACCGCTCCGCGCTGGGCGGGCTGAGCCGCGCCCGCAAGTCGCGGTCGCGCTTGGCGTCGTACGGCTTGATGACGGGCGCAAGCAACGACACCACGATCAGGAACACGACGATGATGAGGCCGAGCACTCCCGTGGGGTGACGGAAGAAGCGCTTCAACCGGCTGTTGCCACGCCCCAAGGGCGCGTTCGCCGCCTCGAGAATGGCCGCTTCGGGGGCCATCAGCGGGCCGCCGCGCCCGGCACTGATTCAGCCGGCGGCACCCGTACGGTGTTCGCCATCGCCGGCGCCATCATGCGTACTGGACCCGAGGATCGATGAGCGTATAGGAGATGTCTACCAGCAGGTTCACCAGCACGAAGACCATGGCCACGAAGATCACTCCGCCCTGGATGATCGGGTAGTCGCGAGCCGCGATGCCGTCGTACACCCACCTGCCGATGCCCGGCCAACTGAACACGGTCTCCGTGAGGATGGCGCCCGAGAGCAGCGACCCGAAGCTGAGGCCGATGACGGTGATCACGGGCAGCAGGGCGTTGCGCAGGCTGTGCTTGCGTACTACCTTCTTGTTCGACAGGCCCTTGGCGCGCGCCGTGCGCACGTAGTCCTGCCCGAGCACCTCGAGCATGGCCGAACGCGTCATCCGCACGACGACGGCCAGCGGGATGGTGCCGAGCGCCACGGCAGGCAGCACCAGGTGGCGGGCGGCGTCCAGGGCACCCTTGAAGTTGCCCGTGAGCAGCCCGTCGAGCACGTAGAAGCCGGTGATGGGCTGGATGGTGGTGGCGATGGAGAGGCGGCCCGATGGCGGCAGCCAACCCAGCACCACGCCGAAGAAGTAGATGAGGATGATCCCCAACCAGAAGACCGGAAACGATACTCCCGCTATGGCAAGAAGCATGATCCCGGTGTCTACCAGGGTCCCCCGGCGCAGCGCCGCCCACATCCCGGCCGGGATACCTATCAGCACGGCGATGAGCATGGCGGAAAGCGCCAACTCGAAGGTAGCGGGAAAACGGTGCAGGATACTCTGCGTTATAGGCACCAGCGACAAGATGGAGCGTCCAAGGTCGCCCCTCACGAGACCACTCATGTAGTCGAAATATTGCGAGTCGAACAGGTCGCCGATGGCGCCGGTCTCGCGGAACTCGTCCACGTTGATGAACAGAGGTCGGTCGAGCCCGAGTTCGCTTCGGAGGCGCTCGATGAGTTTCGGCGCCGCCCTCTCGCCCAGCATCGCCGTTGCGGGGTCGCCAGGGATGACGCGCGTTAGCAGGAAGATAAGTAGGGTCACGCCTAGAAGCACTGGGATGAGGCCCAGCAAACGGCGGAGAATGTACCCGGTCAAGCCTGACTCCTAATTGCGGTAACGGATCCTTGGGCGTAGACCCGCGGCACGGTCGCGGCCGCCCCGAAGGCCCGCCAATACGGCACCAAGCGGCACGCCCGACCGGAAGGTGGGAGCGTCCTGAAGCGGACGCTCCCAACGGTCGGTGGCGTGGCGCCGGCCTACTCGGTCTTGGTGATCGGGTGCAGGTTCACGGAGCTGAACCCGAGCGGGCTGGGGACCCAACCGTGGATGTTGGCGCGCGTGGCGTTCAACGAACGGTTGTGAGCCACGGGCATGGCCACGGCCTGGTCGGCGATCATGTCGTTGACCTTGGCGTAAAGGGCGGCGCGTTCGGCCGGATCGGCGATCTGGCGCGCCTCGAGGAGCATGTCATGCACCTCGGCGTTATCCCAACCGCTGCGCCCCACGGCCGCGGGACCGAAGAAGGTGAGCAGGAAGTTGTCGGGGTCAGCGTAGTCGGCGTTCCAGCCGATCATGTACATGGCGAACTTGCCGGCGCGGTAGTCGCCGCCGTAGATGGCCCAGTCTTCCGTCTTCAGCACGGCGTTTATGCCGACGTCGGCGAGGTACGAAGCGATCGCCTCGGCGATGGGCTGCGGGGCCGGGAAGTACGGCCGGCTGACGGGCATGTACCAGAACTCGGTGTCGAAGCCGTTCGGGAAGCCGGCCTCGGCCAGCAGCTCCTTGGCGCGCTCCGGGTTGTACTCGTAGGGCCACGGCTCGCCGTGACCGAAGAGCGTGGGCGGCAGGAGATCGTTGGCCGTAACGCCCAAACCCTCGTAGAAGGCCTCGACGATGGCGTCACGGTCGACCGCGTACATGATCGCGCGGCGAACGAGCACGTTATCGAGGGGCGGATGGCCGAGGTGGATAGCGACGTAACCGATGTTCAGCTCGGATTCCGGGACCTGGACGACGAGGTTCGGATCGTTCTTCACGACCGCATAATCGTCCGAGGTGAGGAGAACGGC encodes:
- a CDS encoding ABC transporter substrate-binding protein; the encoded protein is MRKFALLAALLLTLGMVSAQTLIYGASGYPSSLDGVDTTDGNSLVVSSQISERLIDFAPGSTDLVPALALSWGSNADATVWEFVLRQGVKFHDGTPFNAEAVKFNIDRLNDADSPYGNRAEGKTYVMWDDTFGGTVQSGDNLVASVEAVDEYTVRMTLTKPAPFLPALWAAVYFQFGSPDAIKAAGVNYGGPQAGTVGTGPFKFVEWIEGERVVLERNDDYWGGPAGVQGVVFRGIQEPTARLAELQAGTIDVAVLLTSDDYAVVKNDPNLVVQVPESELNIGYVAIHLGHPPLDNVLVRRAIMYAVDRDAIVEAFYEGLGVTANDLLPPTLFGHGEPWPYEYNPERAKELLAEAGFPNGFDTEFWYMPVSRPYFPAPQPIAEAIASYLADVGINAVLKTEDWAIYGGDYRAGKFAMYMIGWNADYADPDNFLLTFFGPAAVGRSGWDNAEVHDMLLEARQIADPAERAALYAKVNDMIADQAVAMPVAHNRSLNATRANIHGWVPSPLGFSSVNLHPITKTE
- a CDS encoding ABC transporter permease, whose protein sequence is MAPEAAILEAANAPLGRGNSRLKRFFRHPTGVLGLIIVVFLIVVSLLAPVIKPYDAKRDRDLRARLSPPSAERWFGADELGRDNFTRVLHGGRISLRAGLIAVAFASVVGTLLGLLAGYTGGRVDLIVVWVMDILLAFPGILLAIAIVATLGPNLTNALIAIAITQVPIYTRIVRSVVMQVRQNEYVQAARALGSGGFRVVFKHVFPNSLAPLIVQLTLSIGTAILDVAALGFLGLGAQPPAPEWGLMIRDGFSQFLRAPWMSIFPGLAIFLAVVGFNLLGDAVRDVLDPRLRNV
- a CDS encoding pyridoxamine 5'-phosphate oxidase family protein, which produces MPLTVLDRYVNGAAPGGDDGVVHTFRLFGDAIQIAEPPLSSEDHVLARGETRMVLRVPDAGGRDRFLVSIQSNNDSATVFQAVLRVRKPTLGVALARSCGSPNLSPRGSVMVYDDGQQIFTNQNSPDTFANLHRDPRSEINCVDVFRRRGYRFKGKAWPLPPNDLAAFK
- a CDS encoding ABC transporter permease, which gives rise to MTGYILRRLLGLIPVLLGVTLLIFLLTRVIPGDPATAMLGERAAPKLIERLRSELGLDRPLFINVDEFRETGAIGDLFDSQYFDYMSGLVRGDLGRSILSLVPITQSILHRFPATFELALSAMLIAVLIGIPAGMWAALRRGTLVDTGIMLLAIAGVSFPVFWLGIILIYFFGVVLGWLPPSGRLSIATTIQPITGFYVLDGLLTGNFKGALDAARHLVLPAVALGTIPLAVVVRMTRSAMLEVLGQDYVRTARAKGLSNKKVVRKHSLRNALLPVITVIGLSFGSLLSGAILTETVFSWPGIGRWVYDGIAARDYPIIQGGVIFVAMVFVLVNLLVDISYTLIDPRVQYA